A single region of the Malaclemys terrapin pileata isolate rMalTer1 chromosome 2, rMalTer1.hap1, whole genome shotgun sequence genome encodes:
- the ABRA gene encoding actin-binding Rho-activating protein, with the protein MPPEEGQKATPAKRAIKKIRTASLVISLARGWQQWASDHNTKQAQEPSGWMPNAEEPPAEPPKERLLSGWPVSTKSDQEKGEEKSSGKEVVANRDVEKDSSESDEALRKFNIKSKEVTKTVVSKVYERGNDISLLSDRYEKDNGSPEICGCKEESSNFDKILGDKMSPTRRRKCSNLVTELTKGWKQMEQEDKVPELELHKCRSDSLDTEDSGYGGEAEDRLQQVDADHIMRIKRPMPSLASRFTEELSSKAHRKYSPVNALKGRWQEWADQHVITQKLNPFSEEFDYQLAQSTRLHKGDKGYGRPKEGTKTAERAKRAETHIHREIRDMCFIIATMAQLRRDGKIQVTFGELFDRYVRISDKVVGILMRARKHGLVDFEGEMLWQGRDDHVIITLLK; encoded by the exons ATGCCTCCAGAAGAAGGCCAAAAAGCGACACCTGCAAAAAGGGCCATCAAAAAGATCCGAACCGCCAGCCTAGTAATCAGCTTGGCACGAGGCTGGCAACAGTGGGCAAGTGACCACAACACAAAGCAAGCCCAAGAGCCCTCAGGATGGATGCCCAATGCAGAAGAACCACCAGCTGAGCCACCAAAAGAAAGGCTATTATCAGGATGGCCAGTTTCTACTAAGAGCGACCAAGAAAAGGGCGAGGAAAAATCCTCAGGGAAGGAGGTAGTGGCTAACAGGGATGTAGAAAAAGATTCAAGTGAATCTGATGAAGCTCTCAGAAAGTTTAACATTAAAAGCAAAGAGGTGACCAAAACTGTTGTAAGTAAAGTCTATGAAAGAGGAAATGACATTAGCCTCCTCAGTGATAGATATGAGAAGGATAATGGGAGCCCAGAGATCTGCGGGTGCAAGGAGGAGTCAAGTAATTTTGACAAAATCCTTGGTGACAAAATGTCTCCTACAAGGCGGAGGAAGTGCTCAAATCTGGTGACAGAGCTAACCAAGGGTTGGAAACAGATGGAACAAGAGGATAAAGTCCCAGAGTTGGAGCTACATAAATGTCGCAGTGACAGCCTGGATACAGAGGACAGTGGCTATGGGGGAGAGGCAGAAGACAGACTCCAGCAAGTAGACGCTGACCACATTATGAGGATTAAACGACCCATGCCATCACT TGCAAGCAGGTTTACAGAAGAACTAAGCAGCAAGGCCCACCGGAAATACAGTCCTGTTAATGCTCTGAAGGGCAGATGGCAAGAATGGGCAGACCAGCATGTGATAACGCAGAAGCTGAATCCTTTCAGTGAGGAATTTGACTACCAACTGGCCCAGTCGACACGCCTGCACAAAGGAGATAAGGGCTATGGTCGTCCTAAAGAGGGAACGAAAACTGCTGAAAGGGCCAAGAGAGCGGAGACTCACATTCACCGGGAGATAAGAGATATGTGCTTTATCATTGCAACAATGGCTCAGCTGAGGCGCGATGGCAAGATCCAAGTCACCTTTGGGGAACTCTTTGACAGATATGTCCGTATTTCAGACAAGGTTGTTGGGATTCTCATGAGAGCTAGGAAACATGGGCTGGTGGACTTTGAGGGAGAAATGCTATGGCAAGGCAGGGATGATCATGTCATAATCACTTTATTGAAATAA